The following proteins are encoded in a genomic region of Comamonas resistens:
- the dinG gene encoding ATP-dependent DNA helicase DinG codes for MHEKKWAEEALNSFDAVVGAMSGFRSRDGQRKMAAQVAQTLSQAQLGKFDEDDPEPRKAIAVVQAGTGVGKSLAYSIPAIRMALSRGTRVLISTATVALQEQLVNKDLPALAQKLDQPFKFALAKGRGRFVCKLKLERLASTGEIQDEMEDDLFGEEQAQARASRPQHELQARMQFYKSMADALATEAWNGDRDSLETPPEPEAWSPVAAESSSCTGKHCPAFGNCVYYERRKDLVAAQVIVANHDLLLSSLGSKLLPELDNCLLVLDEAHHLPSTALDQFAGEMDLSRLTWIDKLASRALRVNQVAEVEELADVPKHASQLRQQMQELARLVMEHYGEALKSQKDSYGPARVRAPRGELPEALLEPLSQIAHHADGFLDALRAVSKALRAEIKDKPEEASRLSTIYAQVGALAPRLEAIFNTTQLLLQHSSDDGETRAIPHAKWFTLETDGEFIVVKAHASPIQPGSTLRQHLWSQVRGAVLTSATLTSCGHFDFFLRESGLAGDASVTTLEVPSPFDYARQGKLVARETVADPREAARFTEEMVEALLNDLSRVQAGALVLFTSREQMRQAVDALSTSMRNQVLVQTALPRQTLLARHRDNVEMGEPSIIFGMQSFGEGLDLPGALCESLFITKLPFAPPDDPVGEARAEWLRSSGRNPFNELVVPATAIRLAQWVGRAIRTEEDQAHVYCYDKRLTGTSYGQQLIKGLPPFTLQRRPI; via the coding sequence ATGCATGAAAAAAAGTGGGCTGAAGAAGCCCTGAATTCCTTTGATGCCGTCGTTGGAGCCATGTCCGGATTTCGCAGCCGTGATGGACAGCGAAAAATGGCGGCTCAAGTCGCGCAAACGCTGAGCCAGGCCCAGCTCGGAAAATTCGATGAAGATGATCCCGAGCCTCGCAAAGCCATCGCCGTGGTCCAGGCCGGAACCGGAGTCGGAAAATCGCTGGCATACAGCATCCCGGCCATCCGTATGGCGCTGTCGCGTGGTACGCGCGTGCTGATCTCCACGGCGACAGTGGCCCTGCAGGAACAGCTGGTGAACAAGGATTTGCCGGCATTGGCCCAAAAACTGGATCAGCCGTTCAAGTTCGCACTGGCCAAGGGGCGTGGCCGCTTTGTCTGCAAGCTCAAGCTGGAGCGGCTGGCGAGCACTGGTGAAATTCAGGATGAGATGGAAGACGACCTGTTTGGCGAAGAACAGGCACAGGCGCGCGCCAGCCGCCCGCAGCACGAGCTTCAGGCGCGCATGCAGTTCTACAAGTCCATGGCCGATGCCCTGGCGACCGAGGCCTGGAACGGCGATCGCGACTCATTGGAAACACCACCCGAGCCCGAAGCCTGGAGCCCTGTGGCGGCCGAGTCCTCTTCCTGCACGGGCAAGCACTGCCCGGCATTCGGCAACTGCGTCTATTACGAGCGCCGCAAGGATCTGGTAGCCGCGCAAGTCATTGTCGCCAATCATGATTTGCTGCTTTCCTCGCTGGGCTCCAAGCTGCTGCCGGAGCTGGACAACTGCCTGCTGGTGCTCGATGAAGCCCATCACCTGCCCTCTACTGCCCTGGACCAGTTCGCGGGCGAGATGGATCTGAGCCGACTGACCTGGATCGACAAGCTGGCCAGCCGTGCCCTGCGCGTGAATCAGGTGGCCGAGGTCGAGGAACTGGCCGATGTGCCCAAGCATGCAAGCCAGCTGCGCCAGCAGATGCAGGAGCTGGCCAGACTGGTCATGGAGCACTACGGAGAGGCCCTCAAATCGCAAAAAGACAGCTATGGGCCCGCCAGGGTCAGAGCCCCCCGTGGCGAGCTGCCAGAGGCACTTCTGGAGCCTCTGAGCCAGATTGCACACCACGCCGATGGCTTTCTGGATGCGCTGCGCGCGGTATCCAAGGCCCTGCGGGCCGAGATCAAGGACAAGCCCGAGGAAGCGAGCCGTCTTTCCACCATTTATGCGCAGGTGGGCGCACTGGCACCGCGCCTGGAAGCCATCTTCAACACCACGCAGCTGCTGTTGCAGCACAGCAGCGACGACGGCGAGACCAGAGCCATTCCTCACGCCAAGTGGTTCACGCTGGAAACGGACGGCGAGTTCATCGTCGTCAAAGCCCATGCCAGCCCCATACAGCCTGGATCCACGCTGCGTCAGCACCTGTGGTCACAGGTGCGCGGGGCCGTGCTGACCTCGGCCACCCTGACCAGCTGCGGGCATTTCGACTTCTTTTTGCGCGAGTCCGGCCTGGCAGGTGACGCCAGCGTCACCACACTGGAGGTTCCAAGCCCCTTTGACTATGCCCGTCAGGGCAAGCTGGTGGCCCGGGAGACGGTCGCAGACCCTCGCGAAGCCGCACGCTTTACCGAGGAGATGGTCGAGGCCCTGCTCAACGACCTGAGCCGCGTGCAGGCCGGAGCGCTGGTGCTGTTCACCTCACGCGAGCAAATGCGTCAGGCCGTGGATGCCTTGTCCACCAGCATGCGCAACCAGGTGCTGGTGCAGACCGCCCTGCCCCGCCAGACCCTGCTGGCCCGGCACCGTGACAATGTGGAAATGGGCGAGCCTTCCATCATCTTCGGCATGCAGTCCTTTGGCGAAGGTCTGGATCTGCCCGGAGCGTTATGTGAATCGCTGTTCATCACCAAGCTGCCTTTTGCCCCGCCCGATGACCCGGTAGGCGAAGCCCGTGCTGAATGGCTGCGCAGCAGTGGCCGCAATCCGTTCAACGAATTGGTTGTTCCAGCCACTGCCATTCGCCTGGCGCAGTGGGTGGGGCGAGCCATCCGCACCGAAGAGGATCAGGCCCATGTCTACTGCTATGACAAGCGCCTGACCGGCACCAGCTATGGCCAGCAACTGATCAAGGGCCTGCCCCCCTTCACACTGCAGCGCAGACCCATCTGA
- a CDS encoding Spy/CpxP family protein refolding chaperone codes for MTRFRQTLTGAAVATALLASLSMPSFAQTAAAPADKAVATQAAADHHKHQRGDKRGDRMEHMKQRLEKLKAELKLTPAQEGAWTTYIEAMKPGERPAPGDREAFAKLTTPQRIDKMRELRAKRSAEMDRRGEATKAFYAQLNADQQKTFDSAAMRMHKGHGKHHGARPGQDAAAPAAQ; via the coding sequence ATGACCCGCTTTCGCCAAACCCTCACTGGTGCTGCTGTTGCTACCGCCCTGCTGGCCTCGCTGAGCATGCCCAGCTTTGCACAGACCGCGGCAGCGCCTGCCGACAAGGCTGTAGCCACCCAGGCCGCTGCCGACCACCACAAGCACCAGCGTGGTGACAAGCGCGGTGATCGCATGGAACACATGAAGCAGCGCCTGGAAAAGCTCAAGGCCGAGCTGAAGCTGACCCCAGCCCAGGAAGGTGCATGGACGACCTATATCGAGGCCATGAAGCCCGGTGAGCGCCCTGCCCCCGGCGACCGTGAAGCCTTTGCCAAGCTCACCACACCTCAACGTATCGACAAGATGCGCGAGCTCCGCGCCAAGCGCAGTGCCGAAATGGATCGCCGTGGCGAAGCCACCAAGGCCTTCTATGCCCAGCTGAACGCCGACCAACAAAAAACCTTTGACAGTGCCGCAATGCGCATGCACAAGGGTCATGGCAAACACCACGGCGCACGCCCAGGCCAGGATGCAGCAGCCCCCGCCGCCCAGTAA
- a CDS encoding acyloxyacyl hydrolase: MNLLQISSYCATAVLGSLLGGNTFAQAVQNNAIYLQYGQAKHSANSWALGVTLPWKNWNYSLGSGLVTGYWDIWGGQWSGDYQGGSRSTWVIGAKPTLRWRADQGQSPWFAEAGLGVSYAVNHRYLTDQKDFSTRYNFATHIGVGYLFGEQLKSEISLRLEHHSNAGIKHPNPGENFLQIRYARHF; encoded by the coding sequence ATGAATCTATTGCAAATCTCCAGCTATTGCGCCACTGCCGTGCTTGGCAGCCTGCTGGGCGGCAATACCTTTGCACAGGCTGTGCAAAACAATGCCATCTATCTTCAGTATGGGCAGGCCAAACACAGCGCGAACAGCTGGGCGCTTGGCGTCACCCTACCCTGGAAAAACTGGAACTACTCCCTGGGTTCAGGCCTGGTCACCGGATATTGGGATATCTGGGGTGGGCAATGGTCAGGCGATTACCAGGGCGGCAGCCGTTCGACCTGGGTCATCGGCGCGAAACCCACTTTGCGCTGGCGTGCCGACCAGGGTCAGTCCCCCTGGTTTGCAGAAGCCGGCCTGGGTGTCAGCTATGCCGTCAATCATCGCTATCTGACCGATCAGAAAGACTTTTCGACCCGGTACAACTTCGCCACCCACATCGGAGTTGGCTATCTGTTTGGTGAACAACTCAAGAGCGAAATCAGCCTGCGCCTGGAGCACCACTCGAACGCAGGCATCAAACACCCCAATCCTGGCGAGAACTTTCTGCAGATTCGCTACGCGCGCCACTTCTGA